From Sodalis glossinidius str. 'morsitans', the proteins below share one genomic window:
- the emrD gene encoding multidrug efflux MFS transporter EmrD — MMNPRALSVLMLLIILVAVGQMAQTIYVPGIPLIARDLMVREGAIQRLMAAYLLCYGGSQLIYGPLSDRIGRRPVILSGMAIFCLGTMLAMLSPSLSLLTLACGIQGIGTGVGGVMARTLPRDICDGRSLRQANGLLNMGILISPLLAPLIGGVLADWLGWRACFAFLLLLSCSVSLLVWGRLPETRPMRPAGSGRSLGFWRLLSEKVFNHYLLMLVGGLSGIVAFEASSGVLLGSMGLTGREVSLLFILPLPGTFLGAWYAGRAIKPFSALMWRAVMSCLLAGILMWLPAWFGIMTLWTLLLPAGLFFFGAGMLFPLATTGAMEPYPYLAGTAGALVGGLQNIGSGAVAGFSSLQQQQGQFSLGMITFAMGMLILLCWLPLSQTMYR, encoded by the coding sequence ATGATGAACCCGCGGGCGTTATCCGTGCTGATGCTATTAATTATCCTGGTGGCCGTTGGGCAGATGGCGCAGACCATTTATGTACCGGGCATTCCTCTTATCGCCCGCGATCTCATGGTGCGCGAAGGGGCGATACAGCGACTGATGGCCGCCTATCTCCTGTGCTATGGCGGTTCGCAGCTTATTTACGGCCCGCTCTCCGATCGGATAGGGCGTCGGCCGGTCATCTTGAGCGGGATGGCCATCTTCTGTCTGGGGACGATGCTGGCCATGCTGAGCCCATCGCTATCGCTGCTGACGCTTGCCTGCGGTATCCAGGGCATCGGCACCGGCGTGGGTGGCGTGATGGCGCGGACGCTGCCGCGGGACATCTGCGATGGACGCTCGCTGCGGCAGGCTAACGGCCTGCTCAATATGGGCATCTTAATCAGTCCGCTGCTGGCGCCGCTGATAGGCGGCGTGCTTGCCGACTGGCTGGGTTGGCGCGCGTGCTTTGCATTTTTGCTGCTGCTGAGCTGTAGCGTTAGTCTGCTGGTCTGGGGGCGTTTACCGGAGACTCGTCCGATGCGCCCGGCAGGCAGCGGCCGCAGCCTTGGTTTTTGGCGTCTGTTAAGCGAAAAGGTGTTTAATCATTACCTGCTGATGCTGGTCGGCGGACTGTCGGGGATCGTCGCGTTCGAGGCCAGCAGCGGCGTGCTATTGGGCAGCATGGGACTGACGGGCCGGGAGGTCAGCCTGCTATTCATCCTGCCTCTGCCGGGTACGTTTCTGGGCGCCTGGTATGCGGGGCGCGCAATCAAGCCCTTCAGCGCGCTGATGTGGCGGGCGGTAATGAGCTGCCTGCTGGCGGGGATATTGATGTGGCTGCCGGCCTGGTTCGGCATCATGACGCTATGGACGTTGCTCTTGCCCGCCGGCCTGTTTTTTTTCGGCGCTGGCATGCTGTTTCCGCTGGCCACTACCGGCGCGATGGAGCCTTATCCCTACTTGGCCGGCACTGCGGGCGCGCTGGTCGGCGGCCTGCAAAATATTGGCTCGGGCGCCGTTGCCGGCTTCTCTTCGCTGCAGCAGCAGCAGGGGCAGTTCAGCCTCGGGATGATAACCTTCGCCATGGGAATGCTGATCCTGCTGTGCTGGCTGCCGCTGTCGCAAACCATGTATCGCTAA
- the fpr gene encoding ferredoxin--NADP(+) reductase, translating to MAEWVTGNVVQVKHWTDSLFSLIVHAPVDPFTAGQFAKLGLEINGEKVQRAYSYVNAPRNNNLEFYLVTVPEGKLSPPLHRLQPGDNLMVTKEAAGFFVLDEIPPCDNLWMLATGTALGPYLSILEQGEGLARFSKIILVHAARFAQDLSYLPQMLDLQQRFNGKLRIQTVVSREQAPGSLTGRVPALITNGSLEAAVDVRLDAENSHVMLCGNPQMVRDTQQLLKDSHGMRKHFKRKPGHMTSEHYW from the coding sequence ATGGCTGAATGGGTAACGGGTAACGTGGTGCAGGTAAAGCACTGGACGGACAGTCTCTTTAGTCTCATCGTCCATGCGCCTGTCGACCCCTTTACCGCCGGACAATTCGCCAAGCTGGGGCTGGAAATCAACGGCGAAAAGGTTCAGCGCGCCTATTCCTACGTCAACGCGCCGCGAAATAATAACCTGGAGTTTTACCTGGTCACCGTACCGGAAGGCAAACTCAGCCCGCCGCTGCATAGGCTGCAGCCCGGCGATAATCTGATGGTGACCAAGGAAGCGGCGGGTTTCTTTGTGCTGGACGAGATCCCGCCCTGTGACAATTTGTGGATGCTGGCGACGGGTACCGCGTTAGGCCCCTATTTATCGATTCTTGAACAAGGCGAAGGACTAGCGCGTTTTAGTAAGATCATTCTGGTGCACGCGGCGCGCTTTGCTCAGGATCTGAGCTATTTACCACAGATGCTAGATCTCCAGCAGCGCTTTAACGGTAAACTTCGCATCCAAACGGTGGTCAGCCGCGAACAGGCCCCCGGGTCGCTCACCGGCCGAGTGCCTGCCCTTATCACCAATGGCTCTCTGGAAGCGGCGGTGGATGTGAGGCTGGATGCCGAAAACAGTCACGTCATGCTGTGCGGTAACCCACAGATGGTGCGCGACACGCAGCAGTTGCTGAAAGACAGCCACGGCATGCGTAAACATTTCAAACGCAAGCCGGGCCATATGACCAGCGAGCATTACTGGTAA
- a CDS encoding DUF1454 family protein: MALLCAMALGTAARGETPAAAPPYPSAGTTPSTANSITRPPVPNSTGPTAPYLLAGAPTFDTTVTKFRERYNSHNPNLPIGEFRALEGPSEPANLTHAASKINETLYASTALEKGSGKIKTLQLTYLPVEGGTEKAAHATAISYMAALLREFEPTISVEQSTARVLDLLNRGHGSRFFQQQWGALRYVVADNGDKGLTFAVEPVKLALAEP; the protein is encoded by the coding sequence ATGGCGCTGTTGTGCGCGATGGCCCTCGGCACCGCCGCCCGCGGAGAGACGCCTGCCGCGGCCCCTCCCTATCCGTCCGCGGGCACGACGCCATCAACCGCCAACAGTATCACCAGGCCGCCGGTGCCGAACAGCACTGGCCCGACCGCCCCCTATCTGCTGGCAGGCGCGCCTACGTTCGATACTACGGTGACAAAATTCCGCGAGCGGTACAACAGCCACAACCCGAATTTGCCCATCGGCGAGTTTCGCGCCCTGGAAGGCCCGAGCGAACCGGCAAATCTCACCCACGCCGCCAGTAAGATCAACGAAACCCTGTATGCCTCCACGGCGCTGGAGAAAGGAAGTGGTAAAATCAAAACGCTGCAACTGACCTACCTGCCGGTGGAAGGCGGCACCGAGAAGGCCGCTCACGCGACCGCCATCTCCTATATGGCGGCGCTCCTGCGTGAGTTTGAACCAACGATAAGCGTGGAGCAAAGCACCGCACGGGTGTTGGATTTGCTGAATCGCGGGCACGGTTCACGCTTTTTTCAGCAACAGTGGGGGGCGCTGCGCTATGTGGTGGCGGATAATGGCGACAAAGGCCTGACATTTGCCGTCGAACCCGTCAAACTCGCGCTGGCCGAGCCTTGA
- the tpiA gene encoding triose-phosphate isomerase: MRHPLVMGNWKLNGSKHMVNDLTAALRNELSSVVGCDVAIAPPVTYLELAKHHLGGSRIALGAQNVDTHLSGAYTGEVSAEMLKDIGAKYIIIGHSERRTYHKESDEFIAEKFAVLKEAELIPVLCIGESEAENEAGQTEAVCARQIDAVLNSLGAKAFENTVIAYEPIWAIGTGKSATPAQAQAVHKFIRDHIAKHDAAIAEQVIIQYGGSVNAANAAELFTQPDIDGALVGGASLKADAFAVIVKAAAEAKQS; encoded by the coding sequence ATGCGACATCCGTTAGTGATGGGTAATTGGAAACTTAACGGCAGCAAACACATGGTTAATGACCTGACCGCAGCGCTGCGCAACGAACTCAGCAGCGTCGTCGGTTGCGATGTCGCCATCGCGCCGCCGGTGACCTATCTTGAGCTGGCGAAACACCATCTTGGCGGCAGCCGGATTGCGCTGGGTGCGCAGAACGTCGACACCCATCTTTCGGGCGCCTATACCGGCGAAGTTTCTGCTGAAATGCTTAAAGATATCGGCGCGAAATATATCATCATCGGGCACTCCGAACGCCGCACCTATCATAAGGAAAGCGATGAGTTTATCGCCGAAAAATTCGCCGTGCTGAAAGAAGCCGAATTGATTCCGGTATTATGTATCGGCGAGAGCGAAGCGGAAAACGAAGCCGGCCAAACCGAAGCGGTGTGCGCCCGTCAGATTGATGCGGTACTTAACAGTCTGGGCGCCAAAGCGTTCGAGAATACCGTCATCGCCTATGAGCCCATCTGGGCCATTGGTACCGGTAAATCCGCCACGCCGGCGCAGGCGCAGGCGGTGCATAAATTTATCCGTGACCATATCGCCAAGCACGACGCGGCAATCGCTGAGCAGGTTATCATCCAGTACGGGGGCTCGGTCAACGCCGCAAATGCCGCTGAGCTGTTCACCCAACCAGATATAGATGGCGCCCTGGTCGGCGGCGCATCACTGAAGGCTGACGCCTTCGCGGTGATCGTTAAAGCCGCGGCAGAAGCGAAACAGTCCTGA
- a CDS encoding sulfate ABC transporter substrate-binding protein → MSKWRAGVLLMLLSGSVAAKDIQLLNVSYDPTREFYQQYNKAFSQYWQQKTGDHVTVRQSHGGSGKQATSVINGIEADVVTLALESDVDAIAERGRIDKNWITRLPDNSAPYTSTIVFLVRKGNPKQIHDWSDLIKPGVSIITPNPKTSGGARWKYLAAWGYALHQNNNDQAKAQAFVKVLFKNVEVLDSGARGATNTFVERGQGDVLIAWENEALLAINELNSKDQFEIITPSESILAEPTVSVVDKVVDKRGTRDVATAYLNYLYSTEGQRIAAQNYYRPRYANVAKEYAKEFPTLKLFTLAETFGDWTKVQKEHFASGGSFDQISQR, encoded by the coding sequence ATGTCCAAATGGCGTGCCGGCGTGTTACTGATGTTGCTGTCGGGAAGCGTAGCAGCAAAGGATATTCAGCTGCTGAATGTTTCCTATGATCCTACCCGGGAATTCTATCAGCAATATAATAAGGCGTTTAGCCAGTACTGGCAGCAAAAAACCGGCGATCATGTTACGGTGCGCCAGTCCCACGGCGGCTCCGGCAAACAGGCGACTTCCGTCATTAACGGCATAGAGGCGGATGTGGTCACGCTGGCGCTGGAGTCGGATGTGGATGCTATCGCCGAACGCGGGCGCATCGATAAAAACTGGATTACGCGCCTGCCCGACAACTCCGCGCCTTACACCTCAACCATCGTTTTCCTGGTGCGCAAGGGCAATCCGAAACAAATTCATGATTGGTCCGATCTGATTAAACCCGGCGTGTCGATCATTACCCCGAACCCGAAAACGTCCGGCGGGGCGCGCTGGAAGTATCTGGCCGCCTGGGGCTATGCGCTGCACCAGAATAATAACGATCAGGCTAAAGCGCAGGCGTTTGTGAAAGTGTTGTTCAAGAATGTGGAAGTTCTCGATTCCGGCGCGCGCGGTGCGACCAACACGTTTGTTGAGCGTGGCCAGGGGGATGTGCTCATCGCGTGGGAAAATGAGGCGCTGTTGGCCATTAATGAGTTAAATAGCAAGGATCAGTTTGAAATCATAACCCCGAGTGAATCGATTTTGGCTGAGCCGACGGTGTCGGTGGTGGATAAGGTGGTGGATAAGCGCGGCACCCGCGATGTGGCCACGGCCTATCTGAACTATCTCTATTCGACTGAAGGGCAACGTATTGCGGCGCAGAACTATTATCGCCCGCGGTACGCCAACGTGGCCAAAGAATATGCTAAAGAGTTTCCAACCCTGAAGCTGTTTACTCTGGCTGAGACCTTCGGCGATTGGACCAAGGTGCAAAAAGAACATTTCGCCAGCGGCGGCAGTTTTGATCAAATCAGCCAGCGTTGA
- the pfkA gene encoding 6-phosphofructokinase, whose amino-acid sequence MIKKIGVLTSGGDSPGMNAAIRGVVRAGLSEGLEVYGIYDGYLGLFQDRIAKLDRYSVSDMINRGGTFLGSARFPEFREEGTRAIAIENMTKRGLDALVVIGGDGSYMGAKRLTEMGFPCIGLPGTIDNDVAGTDYTIGYFTALETVVEAIDRLRDTSTSHQRISIVEVMGRYCGDLTMAAAIAGGCEFIVLPEVEFKPEDLVYEIKAGIAKGKKHAIVAITEYICNVAELAQYIEKETGRETRATVLGHIQRGGRPVAYDRILASLMGAYSIELLLQGYGGRCVGVQNERLVHHDIVDAIENMKRPFRSNILETAKKLF is encoded by the coding sequence ATGATTAAAAAAATCGGTGTACTGACAAGCGGCGGTGATTCACCAGGAATGAATGCGGCCATCCGGGGCGTGGTACGGGCCGGGCTTTCCGAAGGCCTGGAGGTCTACGGCATTTATGACGGTTACCTGGGCCTGTTTCAGGATCGGATAGCGAAACTGGACCGTTATAGCGTTTCAGATATGATTAACCGCGGCGGCACCTTTCTTGGTTCTGCGCGTTTTCCGGAATTTCGAGAGGAAGGCACCCGCGCTATCGCGATTGAGAACATGACCAAACGTGGTCTGGATGCGCTGGTGGTAATCGGTGGCGATGGTTCCTACATGGGCGCCAAGCGTTTGACCGAAATGGGTTTCCCCTGCATTGGCCTGCCGGGCACGATTGATAATGACGTGGCGGGCACCGATTACACCATTGGCTACTTCACCGCGCTGGAAACCGTCGTCGAGGCCATTGACCGGCTGCGCGATACATCTACGTCACATCAGCGTATTTCTATTGTTGAGGTCATGGGCCGGTATTGTGGCGATCTGACCATGGCGGCTGCTATTGCCGGCGGCTGTGAGTTCATCGTGTTGCCTGAAGTGGAATTCAAACCGGAAGACCTGGTCTACGAAATCAAGGCGGGTATCGCTAAGGGTAAAAAACACGCCATTGTCGCGATTACCGAATACATCTGTAATGTTGCTGAGCTTGCGCAATATATTGAAAAAGAGACGGGACGGGAAACCCGCGCCACCGTACTGGGTCATATCCAGCGCGGCGGTAGGCCGGTGGCTTACGACCGTATTTTGGCCTCGCTCATGGGTGCCTATTCTATTGAACTGCTGTTGCAGGGCTACGGCGGCCGTTGCGTCGGGGTGCAAAACGAGCGACTGGTGCATCACGACATCGTCGACGCCATTGAAAATATGAAACGTCCTTTCCGCAGCAATATCCTGGAAACGGCAAAAAAACTCTTCTGA
- a CDS encoding isocitrate lyase/phosphoenolpyruvate mutase family protein, with translation MRKSSRRRICDSTNSPAEAGFDGVCGSGFELAASYAVPDANILPMSMHLEMMSAIAAAVAAVVMKDKTFPKDTSLRAGGRQELGSIETFQGKIGAAIDARQDSNLVIIARVEALIAGLRQDDALRWAYAYQDASADAILIHSRQKTPAEILSFIDAWKGRIPLVLVPMAYPQLTESAIAESGKVGIVIYGNHAIRAAVGAMVASMVWKPPYRPSTIS, from the coding sequence GTGCGCAAATCATCACGCCGCAGAATCTGCGACTCTACCAACTCACCCGCAGAGGCGGGCTTTGACGGCGTCTGCGGCAGCGGTTTCGAGCTGGCGGCCAGCTACGCGGTGCCGGATGCCAATATTCTGCCGATGAGTATGCATCTGGAAATGATGAGCGCTATCGCTGCCGCCGTGGCGGCGGTGGTGATGAAGGATAAGACCTTTCCAAAAGACACCAGCCTGCGCGCCGGTGGGCGACAGGAACTGGGCAGCATCGAGACCTTTCAAGGCAAGATTGGCGCTGCCATCGATGCCCGTCAGGATAGCAATTTGGTCATTATCGCCCGGGTCGAGGCGTTGATTGCCGGGCTGCGGCAGGACGACGCGCTGCGCTGGGCGTACGCGTATCAAGACGCCAGTGCGGATGCGATACTCATTCATTCCCGGCAAAAAACCCCCGCGGAGATCCTCTCTTTCATCGATGCTTGGAAAGGCCGGATTCCGCTGGTGCTGGTGCCTATGGCCTATCCGCAGCTTACCGAGTCGGCCATTGCCGAGAGCGGCAAAGTGGGGATCGTCATTTACGGTAATCATGCCATCCGCGCGGCGGTGGGCGCGATGGTGGCATCTATGGTGTGGAAACCGCCTTACCGACCGTCAACGATATCATGA
- a CDS encoding NUDIX hydrolase produces MADEKVIHIAAAVIIDARGRLLLVRKQNSVFLCSRVAKLRPETALVRELHEKLQLQIPEQQVTFLGQFTDIAANEPGHRLIADIFAVPAPDHGVTPATEIADVMSLDPSANPNVPLAPLTQKQLIPLLLQSQTVN; encoded by the coding sequence ATGGCAGATGAAAAGGTCATTCACATTGCTGCGGCGGTCATCATTGACGCGCGGGGTCGACTACTGCTGGTAAGAAAACAAAATTCGGTTTTTTTATGCAGCCGGGTGGCAAAATTGAGGCCGGAAACGGCTCTGGTGCGTGAGCTGCACGAGAAGCTTCAGCTTCAGATACCGGAACAGCAGGTCACTTTTCTCGGCCAGTTCACCGATATCGCCGCCAACGAGCCCGGTCACAGGCTAATTGCCGATATTTTTGCCGTGCCTGCTCCTGATCATGGGGTCACCCCCGCCACGGAGATAGCTGACGTCATGTCGCTTGATCCGTCAGCCAATCCAAATGTTCCGCTGGCACCGCTTACCCAAAAGCAGCTCATTCCTTTGCTCTTGCAATCACAAACGGTAAATTAG
- the cpxP gene encoding cell-envelope stress modulator CpxP has protein sequence MHKNILLFIAAALVSVNTVAADNNTLESWQQDAITHRIQESHYSMFDDVKLTEQQRQQMRDLMSLAGRDAPRINISEMERLHTLVTDKTFDEAAVREQTEKMAQEQVARQVEMARVRNQMYNLLTPEQQQILEQKHLQRVSDLKLQMADKISTSAQKPAVNE, from the coding sequence ATGCACAAAAACATCCTCTTGTTCATCGCCGCCGCGCTGGTCTCTGTTAATACTGTAGCTGCTGATAACAATACTTTGGAAAGCTGGCAACAGGATGCCATTACACATCGGATACAGGAAAGCCATTACAGCATGTTTGACGACGTTAAGCTGACGGAACAGCAGCGGCAACAAATGCGTGACCTCATGAGCCTCGCCGGCCGCGATGCGCCCCGTATCAATATTAGCGAAATGGAACGCCTGCATACGCTGGTCACCGATAAAACTTTCGACGAGGCTGCTGTCAGGGAACAAACGGAAAAGATGGCCCAGGAGCAGGTTGCTCGTCAGGTCGAAATGGCCCGGGTGCGCAACCAAATGTATAACTTGCTTACGCCGGAACAGCAACAGATTCTAGAGCAAAAGCATCTGCAGCGGGTGAGTGATTTGAAGCTGCAGATGGCGGACAAGATTTCAACTTCTGCCCAGAAGCCAGCAGTAAACGAATAA
- the cpxR gene encoding envelope stress response regulator transcription factor CpxR: MNKILLVDDDRELTSLLKELLEMEGFNVQVAHDGEQALSQLDSSIDLLLLDVMMPRKNGIDTLKELRQQQQTPVIMLTARGSELDRVLGLELGADDYLPKPFNDRELVARIRAILRRSHWTEQQQTGEAGTPSLEVDFLRLNPGRQEATFDGTPLELTGTEFTLLYLLAQHLGQVVSREHLSQEVLGKRLTPFDRAIDMHISNLRRKLPERKDGHPWFKTLRGRGYLMVSVT; the protein is encoded by the coding sequence ATGAATAAAATCCTTTTGGTTGATGATGACCGCGAATTAACGTCGCTGTTGAAGGAACTATTGGAAATGGAAGGCTTTAACGTCCAGGTGGCCCATGACGGCGAACAGGCGTTGAGCCAGTTGGACAGTTCCATTGATCTCTTGCTTCTCGATGTGATGATGCCGCGTAAGAACGGCATTGACACTCTTAAAGAGCTGCGGCAGCAGCAACAGACGCCGGTGATTATGTTGACCGCCCGCGGTAGCGAGCTGGATCGCGTTTTGGGCCTGGAGTTAGGCGCGGATGATTATTTGCCCAAGCCGTTTAACGACCGGGAACTGGTCGCGCGCATCCGGGCAATATTGCGCCGTTCACACTGGACGGAACAACAGCAGACCGGCGAGGCCGGCACGCCGTCGCTGGAGGTAGATTTTCTGCGCCTGAATCCGGGCCGGCAGGAGGCCACCTTTGACGGAACGCCGCTGGAGTTAACCGGTACCGAGTTTACTTTGCTGTATCTGCTGGCGCAGCATTTAGGCCAGGTGGTGTCGCGGGAGCATTTGAGTCAGGAAGTGCTGGGCAAACGCCTGACGCCGTTTGACCGGGCCATTGATATGCATATTTCCAATTTGCGTCGTAAGCTGCCGGAACGCAAAGATGGGCATCCGTGGTTCAAAACGTTACGTGGCCGGGGCTATTTGATGGTATCCGTTACATGA
- the cpxA gene encoding envelope stress sensor histidine kinase CpxA, with protein MINSLTARIFAIFWLTLALVLMLVLMVPKLDSRQMTQLLDSEQRQGVMLQQHVEAELAADPANDLMWWRRLFRAIDKWAPPGQRLILVTSEGRVIGAQRNEMQIIRNFIGQSDNANHPQKKKYGRAELVGPFAIRDGEDNYQLYQIRPAGSAQSDFISLLFDRPLLLLIVTMLISIPFLLWLAWSLAKPARKLKHAADEVARGNLRQHPELEAGPQEFLATGVSFNQMVSALERMVTAQQRLLSDISHELRTPLTRLQLATALMRRRHGEGHELTRIETEAQRLDSMINDLLVLSRNQHKNELSREVLKANDLWSDVLNDATFEAEQMGKSLEVTSPPGNWTLLGNPSALDSALENIVRNALRYSHQRITVGFSADQQGITITVDDDGPGVSEDDREQIFRPFYRTDEARDRESGGTGLGLAIVETAVMQHRGWVKAEDSPLGGLRLIIWLPLLPQR; from the coding sequence ATGATCAATAGCTTGACCGCACGCATTTTCGCCATATTCTGGTTGACCCTCGCGCTGGTGCTTATGTTGGTACTTATGGTGCCCAAGCTGGATTCCCGGCAAATGACGCAACTGCTCGACAGCGAGCAGCGCCAGGGCGTAATGCTGCAGCAGCATGTGGAGGCGGAGCTGGCTGCCGATCCGGCCAACGATTTGATGTGGTGGCGCCGGCTGTTTCGCGCCATTGATAAGTGGGCGCCGCCCGGCCAGCGTTTGATTCTGGTGACCAGCGAAGGGCGGGTCATTGGCGCCCAGCGCAATGAAATGCAGATTATCCGCAACTTTATCGGCCAATCGGACAATGCCAATCATCCCCAAAAGAAAAAATACGGCCGCGCCGAGCTGGTGGGGCCTTTTGCCATTCGCGACGGCGAGGACAATTATCAACTTTACCAGATTCGCCCGGCAGGCAGCGCCCAGTCCGACTTTATCAGTCTGTTGTTCGATCGCCCGCTGCTATTGCTGATTGTCACCATGCTTATCAGTATTCCGTTCCTGTTGTGGCTGGCCTGGAGTCTGGCCAAACCGGCGCGTAAACTGAAGCATGCCGCCGATGAAGTGGCACGCGGGAATCTGCGGCAGCACCCTGAGCTGGAAGCGGGGCCGCAGGAGTTTCTGGCTACCGGCGTTAGCTTTAATCAGATGGTAAGCGCCCTGGAACGGATGGTCACCGCGCAGCAGCGCCTGCTTTCCGATATCTCCCATGAGCTGCGTACTCCGTTAACCCGGCTCCAGTTGGCCACCGCGCTGATGCGTCGACGGCACGGCGAGGGACATGAACTTACGCGCATCGAGACGGAAGCGCAGCGGCTTGACTCGATGATCAACGATCTGCTGGTACTGTCACGTAATCAGCATAAAAACGAGCTGTCGCGGGAAGTGCTCAAGGCGAATGATCTGTGGTCGGATGTGCTTAATGACGCCACGTTTGAAGCCGAGCAGATGGGCAAAAGCCTGGAGGTCACCTCGCCGCCGGGCAACTGGACACTGCTGGGTAACCCCTCCGCACTGGACAGCGCGCTGGAAAATATCGTGCGCAATGCCCTGCGTTATTCGCACCAGCGTATTACGGTCGGGTTCAGCGCCGATCAGCAGGGGATCACCATTACCGTGGATGATGATGGCCCCGGCGTCAGCGAGGACGATCGCGAGCAGATTTTCCGCCCCTTCTACCGTACCGATGAAGCGCGCGATCGCGAGTCCGGCGGTACCGGCCTGGGGCTGGCGATTGTCGAAACCGCCGTCATGCAGCACCGCGGTTGGGTCAAAGCCGAGGACAGCCCGCTCGGCGGTTTGCGGCTAATTATCTGGCTGCCGTTATTGCCTCAGCGCTAA
- the trmL gene encoding tRNA (uridine(34)/cytosine(34)/5-carboxymethylaminomethyluridine(34)-2'-O)-methyltransferase TrmL yields the protein MLNIVLYEPEIPPNTGNIIRLCANTGFHLHIIQPLGFTWDDKRLRRAGLDYHEFAAIRHHRDYAAFLAQAQQARLFALTTKGQPAHSAVRYQAGDYLLFGPETRGLPPSILDALPMTQKIRIPMQPDSRSMNLSNAVSVVVYEAWRQLDYASARD from the coding sequence ATGCTGAACATCGTATTATATGAACCGGAAATTCCGCCCAACACCGGCAATATCATCCGCCTGTGCGCGAACACCGGTTTTCACCTTCACATCATACAACCGCTCGGATTTACCTGGGATGACAAGCGGCTACGCCGCGCGGGGCTGGATTACCATGAGTTCGCCGCGATTCGCCATCACCGCGACTACGCCGCTTTTCTGGCGCAGGCGCAGCAGGCGCGGCTGTTTGCCCTGACCACCAAGGGCCAGCCGGCACACAGCGCCGTGCGCTATCAGGCCGGGGACTATTTGCTGTTTGGGCCGGAAACCCGCGGGTTGCCGCCGTCAATTCTCGACGCGCTGCCCATGACGCAGAAAATCCGCATCCCGATGCAACCGGACAGCCGCAGCATGAACCTGTCCAATGCGGTATCGGTGGTGGTGTATGAAGCCTGGCGCCAGTTAGATTACGCCAGCGCACGAGACTAA
- the cysE gene encoding serine O-acetyltransferase: MSTEELELVWNNIKTEARLLADCEPMLASFFHATLLKHENLGSALSYMLANKLSNPIMPAIAIREVVEEAYGADPGMIFSAARDIHAVRLRDPAVDKYSTPLLYLKGFHALQAYRIGHWLWYQNRQALAIYFQNEISVSFGVDIHPAARIGCGIMLDHATGIVIGETAVVEDDVSILQSVTLGGTGKTSGDRHPKIREGVMIGAGATILGNIEVGRGAKIGAGSVVLRSVPVHTTAAGVPARVVGKPDSDRPSEEMDQSFSSPGFEFGDGI; encoded by the coding sequence ATGTCGACAGAAGAATTGGAACTTGTATGGAACAACATTAAAACTGAAGCGCGATTGCTGGCCGATTGTGAACCCATGCTGGCCAGTTTTTTCCATGCAACTCTGCTCAAGCACGAAAACCTGGGCAGCGCATTGAGCTATATGCTGGCCAATAAACTCAGCAACCCCATTATGCCCGCCATTGCCATCCGTGAAGTGGTGGAGGAAGCCTACGGCGCCGATCCCGGCATGATTTTCTCCGCCGCGCGCGATATTCACGCGGTGCGATTGCGCGATCCGGCGGTGGATAAATATTCCACCCCGCTGCTGTATCTCAAGGGGTTCCACGCCCTGCAGGCATACCGGATCGGCCACTGGTTGTGGTATCAAAACCGTCAGGCGCTGGCGATTTATTTCCAGAATGAAATATCCGTCTCTTTCGGGGTGGATATTCATCCGGCGGCGCGCATCGGCTGCGGTATCATGCTCGACCACGCCACGGGTATCGTGATTGGCGAAACAGCGGTGGTGGAAGATGACGTTTCCATCCTGCAATCCGTCACGCTCGGCGGTACCGGCAAGACCAGCGGCGATCGGCATCCCAAAATCCGCGAAGGGGTGATGATTGGCGCCGGCGCCACCATTCTCGGCAATATCGAGGTGGGCAGAGGGGCGAAAATCGGCGCCGGTTCGGTCGTCTTGCGCTCGGTGCCGGTCCATACCACCGCCGCCGGCGTACCGGCACGGGTCGTGGGGAAACCGGACAGCGACCGGCCATCGGAAGAGATGGATCAGTCTTTTAGCAGCCCCGGTTTTGAATTTGGCGATGGTATCTGA